gtacAATGTTTTAATATGTTGTTTCACTTGAACACATTATTTGCAGTTACCCCTGAAAAATTTGACCAAGTATGAAATTCGATATTGTGTTTAGTTTACCTTGAATAAAAGACATATGGAAGGAATAATACTAATAGGTACTCAGAACCATCTTTGAAAATTTGAGTAATTTTCTTGACTCTGATTAAATACCAGAAACGATCTGTCCTATTGTGTATCTTACAGGCAACTTATAATTACTTGAATCAAGATCCTCTTTAGTCTTTATCAAGTGCCCTCTCATTAAGTGTTTTATTGCACTAATATAACTATTGCTTTACTAAGGAAGCCATTTAAGTGGGGATAAGAAATGGTAAAGTGAGTTTGGCAAGATCTAATTGGGTGACTATATACAGACTGTAGAAGGATAAGTACTAGGTCATATTCTACAGTTTCCGTTCCCACTCTCCTTTCCTCCCAGGTGATCGTGGAAAAGGCCCCTAAAGCCAGGGTGCCTGATCTGGACAAGAGGAAGTACCTGGTGCCCTCTGACCTCACTGGTAatgtctcttccctcccccctcccctctcccttccatgATACAGAGCATTCCTAGTGCTTCCTGCTGAGATTGAAAGGGTGTGGAATTGTCATGGGCGAGATTCTCCAGAAAGTAAAATGATATGAAATGGTGACACTGTCAACAGTTCCCTGAAACATTTCCCATCACAGTGTCTTGTGATTTAGACACAGCAAAGGGTAGAGCATCACAAGAAAAAGCCAACCATCCATTATGTAAACAGTATAAAAGTCAGCTTTGGTTTTTGTGATGTTATTTCATTCCAAAAGGAACACCAGACAGGCTTCTTGGGGAGATTGGAGATTCTCTGCTGAGTACCTTGTCTCCTTGAGCTGGAATTTTGTGAACATTTTGAAGGTTTTGTTCAGAATTATAAAGAATATattcagggggttgggtggtggcacactgggttaagcacacatagcatgaaatGAAagtacccatgcaaggatctcagtttgagaccctggctccccacctgcaggggggtcatttcataaatggtgaagcagatctgcaggtatctgtctttctctccccctctctatcttcactgggcctcagcggtaaccctggagaatatatatatattctgggcTTGCAAGATAGTGTGCCTGAATATATTATTCATTTCTTGACTTCTTAATGGAATAACTACAATATCTAGGAGACATAGCATTGATTTTTGTAGATACTTTTGCTCCAGTTATTGGGACACTTTCAGGATGTTCTATAAAAGGCAAAGCATTGAATTACAACATTGGTAACCTGCTAAGGATCCTGGAGTACAGTGGACCTCTTATCACTATTTTGTGTtagaggtgggggtggtggtggtggtaggtgtGTCTTTCAAGGTCCTGGTATACACAGCAGGACTTGTacgcatgaggatctgggttcgattCCTGACACTGCCTATacctgagctaagcagtgctcctgCCTGCCTTTCTCACTTCCTTCTCTTTTGAAAAGATGAATGAGTTGTGTGCTTCAAATCAGTTTAGATACCAATGGGAAATACTTGATCAGAGATATCCTTAGGCTTTGAGTGGATGTGCTAACAGTAGCCTGGCAATTGAATAGGCGGGGGGAGGAATGAGAACTAAAATTCCCAGTGCCCTCTCAGGGATTATGAACACTTCTGGTTTcactttttacttcttttttaaaatatttatttattaatgagaaagataggaagagagagagagagagagagagagagggaaccagacatccctctggtacatgtgctgctggggattgaactcaaaacctcatgcttgagagtccaatgctttatccactgcgctacctcctggaccactcacttTTTACTTCTAAAGCTAGAAAGTAGTATTGGGCTCTGCTCAGATGGTATCTGAAGCTGGGACAAAGTTTTTTCTGGGATTTACCCTACTAATCCCTTGTTTTCtccattcttgttctttctttgttcaaaactaaaccaaacaaaaaacaaaacaaaacaaattttccTTTGTCCAGTTGGCCAGTTCTACTTCTTAATCCGGAAGAGGATTCACCTGCGACCTGAGGACGCCTTATTCTTCTTTGTCAACAACACAATCCCTCCCACTAGCGCCACCATGGGCCAGCTGTATGAGGTAATGGTTTCTGGTCACAATACCCCACAATCTAGGGCTTCTGGCTTTTGTTCCAGTGAGTGTTGGTAGCACACCTGGGAAGTGGGGCAGAGGTGTTATTTGTCAGGATCCTCTTACACATGGCAGTGTAAGGCCTCTGGAGACCAGATGCCACTTGTCCTTTAGGGATTGAGCAGCCTACTTGATTCAGTCCCTTTGAGTTCTTTCCTTAGATTTACCTTGCTCACAGAGTTCTAATGTTGGGCCAACTGCATTGAAAAGGCAGGACATGTTCCATGTTGCAAAAATGACAAGTAAAATTAAATGTACAATTAGTGTACTGTGGGACCGGCAAGTAGTATGTGCTTTTCTGTGCATGAGGGCCTGGTtctgagccccagtaccacaccAGAACACTATGAATTTTACACTGAGGAAAATTCCatgggtggaggagtggtgctttggtttcgctagccctctttccctttctcccctctcctttgtctttccctcactgtttctctagggaaaaaaaaaataaacaaaataaatgagtgtttgtgaaatagctcacttggatactgcactgctttgtcatctgtgtgacccaggttcaagcctgccttCCAAACTtgattg
This portion of the Erinaceus europaeus chromosome 7, mEriEur2.1, whole genome shotgun sequence genome encodes:
- the GABARAPL1 gene encoding gamma-aminobutyric acid receptor-associated protein-like 1, with the translated sequence MKFQYKEDHPFEYRKKEGEKIRKKYPDRVPVIVEKAPKARVPDLDKRKYLVPSDLTVGQFYFLIRKRIHLRPEDALFFFVNNTIPPTSATMGQLYEDNHEEDYFLYVAYSDESVYGK